One genomic window of Evansella cellulosilytica DSM 2522 includes the following:
- the gpsB gene encoding cell division regulator GpsB — protein sequence MVQKRISRLTQKDILEKDFKTGLRGYSQEEVDQFLDVIIKDYDAFENRVDWLEKEVERLKKEAVTLSEHTKRQPQQTQQQTQSGNTNYDILRRLSNLEKHVFGSKLYE from the coding sequence GTGGTTCAAAAACGAATTTCTCGGTTAACCCAAAAAGATATACTTGAAAAGGACTTTAAAACAGGTTTAAGAGGTTATAGTCAAGAAGAGGTCGATCAATTTTTAGATGTCATTATTAAAGACTATGATGCATTTGAGAATCGCGTTGATTGGTTGGAGAAGGAAGTGGAACGATTAAAGAAAGAGGCGGTAACGTTAAGTGAGCATACGAAGCGTCAACCGCAACAAACTCAACAACAAACACAATCTGGTAATACGAATTATGATATTTTAAGAAGGTTATCAAATCTTGAAAAGCATGTATTCGGCAGTAAACTTTATGAGTAA
- a CDS encoding DUF1273 domain-containing protein, with amino-acid sequence MYQVLAITGYKPHELGIFNEKHAHLSFLKYALKKKMQQLIEEYDIEWIMTSGQAGVELWAAEAAIELKETYDHLKIATIAPFQNQEERLGDATKELYFHVWNNSDYSDFVTKRTYDNPMQLRLKNQFIVEKSHALLVLFDEYTEGTPTYYLTNAKKKAETNDYPIFFLTPDEIEDVTRELQDEDNSWN; translated from the coding sequence ATGTATCAAGTTTTAGCAATAACAGGTTATAAACCACATGAATTAGGAATCTTTAATGAGAAGCATGCGCACCTTTCTTTTTTAAAGTATGCATTAAAAAAGAAAATGCAACAACTAATTGAAGAATACGATATTGAATGGATTATGACAAGTGGACAGGCCGGTGTTGAACTCTGGGCTGCTGAGGCAGCCATTGAACTAAAAGAAACGTACGATCACTTAAAAATTGCTACGATAGCTCCGTTCCAGAATCAAGAGGAACGTTTAGGTGATGCAACGAAGGAACTATACTTCCACGTTTGGAATAATAGTGATTATAGCGACTTCGTAACAAAACGAACATATGATAACCCTATGCAATTACGTCTGAAGAATCAGTTTATTGTCGAAAAGAGTCATGCACTTCTCGTCCTTTTTGATGAATATACTGAGGGTACTCCTACATATTATTTAACAAATGCGAAAAAGAAGGCAGAGACTAATGATTATCCTATCTTTTTCTTGACTCCGGATGAAATCGAAGATGTAACACGTGAATTACAGGACGAGGACAATAGTTGGAATTGA
- a CDS encoding dipeptidase codes for MSEQVITYLKENREGLLEKLSTFLSIPSVSTDSKHKTDVVHAGEFILQYLKEIGFHSVELQETNGHPIVYGEWLGATNAPTVLFYGHYDVQPADPFDLWETDPFTPVIRNERIFARGASDDKGQVFMQLAVFEAFMKTEGKLPVNVKVCIEGEEEIGSKHLYEVLKEKQQQYEADFAVISDSGMVEKGQPTILYGLKGFTGLEVTVTGPKRDLHSGIYGGAAKNPIMALSHMISSLKNENEQVTVDGFYDDIEALSDDERRLMNEAPGENYVNTIGITETTPEIGYTAKEHTMARPTLEINGMYGGYQGEGSKTIIPSTCTAKITCRLVPGQDPNRIQSLIATHLEQVAPKGVSVNVTKVPLSARAYKMDPHHPLLQKAANSLQKGFGKEAVFVRLGGSIPVVEMIDQLFDIPVVLLGFGTPEDNLHSPNESFPLESYDKGMEVLVHYWNEVKEYKR; via the coding sequence ATGTCAGAACAAGTGATTACATATTTAAAAGAAAATAGAGAGGGACTCCTCGAAAAACTATCTACTTTCTTATCCATTCCTAGTGTCAGTACCGATAGTAAACATAAAACAGATGTCGTTCATGCAGGAGAATTCATATTACAATATTTAAAGGAAATTGGCTTTCACTCAGTAGAACTACAAGAAACAAACGGTCATCCAATAGTTTATGGAGAATGGTTAGGTGCAACGAATGCCCCAACTGTACTCTTTTATGGGCACTATGATGTACAACCTGCTGATCCATTTGATTTATGGGAAACTGATCCGTTTACACCTGTCATCCGAAACGAACGTATATTTGCTCGTGGGGCTAGCGATGACAAAGGCCAAGTATTTATGCAATTGGCCGTTTTCGAAGCATTTATGAAAACAGAAGGAAAGCTTCCTGTTAATGTAAAAGTCTGCATTGAAGGTGAAGAGGAAATTGGAAGCAAGCATTTATATGAGGTCTTAAAAGAGAAACAACAACAATACGAAGCTGACTTTGCAGTAATTTCTGACTCTGGAATGGTAGAAAAAGGTCAGCCTACGATTCTTTACGGTTTAAAAGGGTTTACAGGATTGGAAGTCACCGTTACTGGTCCAAAAAGAGATTTGCACTCGGGTATATATGGGGGCGCAGCAAAAAATCCAATTATGGCGTTAAGCCATATGATCTCTTCGTTAAAAAATGAGAACGAACAAGTTACAGTAGATGGTTTTTATGATGACATTGAAGCTTTGTCAGATGACGAACGCCGTTTAATGAATGAGGCTCCAGGAGAAAATTACGTTAATACGATCGGTATTACGGAAACTACACCTGAAATTGGGTATACAGCAAAAGAACATACAATGGCCAGGCCGACGCTTGAAATCAATGGTATGTATGGTGGTTATCAAGGCGAAGGATCGAAAACGATTATTCCTTCAACATGTACGGCTAAAATTACGTGCCGCCTCGTTCCAGGTCAAGATCCAAATCGTATTCAATCACTTATTGCAACTCACTTAGAACAAGTTGCACCTAAAGGTGTCTCTGTTAACGTTACAAAAGTACCGCTTTCTGCAAGGGCATATAAAATGGATCCACACCATCCACTCCTACAAAAGGCAGCAAATAGCTTACAAAAAGGATTTGGTAAGGAAGCTGTGTTTGTTCGTCTAGGGGGTTCAATTCCTGTAGTAGAAATGATTGACCAATTGTTTGACATTCCTGTTGTTTTATTAGGTTTTGGGACACCAGAGGATAACCTTCATTCTCCTAATGAAAGCTTCCCTTTAGAAAGCTATGATAAAGGCATGGAAGTACTTGTTCATTATTGGAATGAAGTAAAAGAGTATAAACGATAA
- a CDS encoding reverse transcriptase-like protein, whose amino-acid sequence MIEVYIDGGSAGNPGPSGAGVFINNNGQLIRKAFPLHVMSNHEAEFQAIIKALTLCKELGFRVISIRTDSQVLENALEKKYVKSEKFRFLLDEALKQMDHDFDHVFVKWIPSKQNKEADQLAKKAILMAKEKFSH is encoded by the coding sequence TTGATTGAAGTGTACATTGATGGAGGGAGCGCTGGAAATCCTGGTCCTTCCGGTGCAGGCGTTTTTATTAATAATAATGGACAACTCATTCGTAAAGCTTTCCCGTTACATGTGATGTCAAACCATGAAGCGGAATTTCAAGCTATTATTAAAGCATTAACTTTATGTAAAGAGTTAGGATTTCGGGTTATTTCCATTAGAACTGATTCGCAAGTTTTAGAAAATGCGTTAGAAAAGAAATATGTAAAAAGTGAAAAATTTCGCTTTTTATTAGATGAAGCGCTTAAACAAATGGATCATGACTTTGACCATGTATTCGTTAAATGGATACCGAGTAAACAAAATAAGGAAGCAGATCAATTAGCGAAAAAAGCGATTTTAATGGCAAAGGAAAAATTTAGTCATTGA
- a CDS encoding THUMP domain-containing class I SAM-dependent RNA methyltransferase, translating to MDSITLIATAAMGLEAIVADEVRALGYTDVKVENGKVIFEADPSGIARANLWLRTADRVKLLVGEFKATSFEELFEQTKALPWSEYVSKDAEFPVIGKSVKSTLYSVPDCQAIVKKAVVESLKQSHHIEWFEEKGPLQRIEVAILKDIVTLTIDTSGTGLHKRGYRYLHNEAPLKETLAAAMIKLTNWHPDRPFVDPFCGSGTLPIEAAMIGQNIAPGINREFAYEKWAWFKPQWHDLALQEAEDLAKYDQPLTILGTDIDHKMIELASNNATEAGFPDQIKFKQMQAKDFTTKKEYGVIVGNPPYGERMNEKKYVENLYRDLGETYRPLETWSVYMITSYEDFEKAYGKKATKKRKLYNGNIRTDFYQFWGKRPPRK from the coding sequence ATGGATTCCATTACATTAATCGCAACAGCTGCTATGGGATTGGAAGCTATTGTAGCTGATGAAGTACGGGCATTAGGTTATACAGATGTAAAAGTAGAAAATGGCAAAGTCATTTTTGAAGCGGATCCATCTGGTATCGCACGTGCTAATCTTTGGCTAAGAACAGCTGATCGAGTAAAACTGTTAGTAGGCGAATTTAAAGCGACAAGCTTTGAAGAATTATTTGAACAAACTAAAGCTTTACCATGGTCAGAATATGTTTCTAAAGATGCTGAATTTCCAGTTATAGGGAAGTCCGTGAAATCAACTTTATATAGTGTTCCAGATTGTCAGGCAATTGTGAAAAAGGCCGTAGTAGAAAGCTTAAAGCAAAGTCACCATATTGAATGGTTCGAGGAAAAAGGACCTTTACAACGTATTGAAGTAGCAATTTTAAAGGATATTGTCACTTTGACGATCGATACGAGTGGTACAGGGCTACATAAACGTGGATACCGATATTTACATAATGAAGCACCGTTGAAAGAAACGTTAGCAGCAGCGATGATCAAATTAACGAATTGGCATCCAGATCGTCCTTTTGTTGATCCATTTTGTGGTTCAGGTACATTACCAATCGAAGCTGCTATGATAGGGCAGAACATTGCCCCTGGGATTAACCGGGAATTTGCATATGAAAAATGGGCTTGGTTTAAACCGCAATGGCATGATCTTGCTTTGCAAGAAGCGGAGGACTTAGCTAAATATGATCAGCCTTTAACGATATTAGGTACGGATATTGATCACAAAATGATTGAGCTTGCATCAAACAATGCCACGGAAGCTGGTTTTCCTGACCAAATCAAATTCAAGCAGATGCAAGCGAAAGATTTTACAACAAAGAAGGAATATGGAGTAATAGTAGGAAATCCTCCTTACGGGGAGAGGATGAATGAAAAGAAATATGTTGAAAACTTATATCGCGATTTAGGTGAAACATATCGTCCATTAGAAACATGGTCGGTATACATGATCACTTCTTATGAAGATTTTGAAAAAGCTTATGGTAAGAAAGCTACAAAAAAGAGAAAATTATATAATGGGAATATTCGTACTGATTTTTATCAGTTTTGGGGAAAACGTCCACCACGTAAGTAG
- a CDS encoding IS110 family transposase, with the protein MDAVLERCAGLDVHQEEIVACVMYGPLEKRPKKETQTFLTTTKGLLALHDWLESFKCTHVAMESTGVYWKPVWNILEGSFELILANAKRIKNVPGRKTDVSDAAWITQLLRCGLITPSFVPPENFRDLRDYTRYRRKLVGNASSEKNRIHKILQDANVKLTTFVSDLFGVSGRALLESIINGEVLTEEQVRSLVKTSLKRKVPQLVDALNGRVRQHHRKIIRMHYDHLIYLEKQISELEGEIDRLITPYDEYVELLDTIPGVSFNAIAVIIAEIGVDMSCFPSDKHLASWGGLCPGNNESAGKKKNSRTQKGNRSLKGVLCQAAWSASKSKGTRLSSFFHRVQKRRGQYKASMATAHLILRIIYHIIKDKIPYEELGWDYAEKDTERKINYWIKNIESKGFKVTVEQPTA; encoded by the coding sequence ATGGATGCAGTATTGGAAAGATGTGCTGGACTAGATGTTCATCAGGAAGAGATTGTAGCTTGTGTTATGTATGGTCCATTGGAAAAACGACCTAAAAAAGAGACACAAACTTTTCTTACAACGACGAAAGGCTTACTTGCACTTCATGATTGGCTAGAAAGCTTTAAATGTACCCATGTCGCAATGGAAAGTACTGGCGTTTATTGGAAACCAGTGTGGAATATTCTAGAGGGGAGCTTCGAATTAATTCTTGCCAATGCAAAGCGCATTAAGAATGTTCCTGGTCGTAAGACCGATGTCAGTGATGCAGCCTGGATTACCCAGTTATTGAGATGTGGGTTGATCACACCTAGTTTTGTTCCACCTGAAAACTTCCGAGATCTACGGGATTATACTCGTTACCGTAGAAAGCTTGTTGGCAATGCATCTTCAGAAAAAAATCGTATCCATAAGATCTTACAAGATGCAAACGTCAAGTTAACCACTTTTGTTAGTGATTTATTTGGTGTATCTGGACGAGCTCTTTTAGAGTCAATCATTAATGGTGAGGTGTTAACGGAGGAGCAGGTAAGAAGCTTGGTGAAAACTTCTTTAAAGAGAAAAGTACCTCAATTAGTTGATGCTTTAAATGGACGAGTACGCCAGCATCATCGAAAAATTATTCGCATGCATTATGATCATTTAATTTATCTTGAGAAACAAATTTCAGAATTGGAGGGCGAAATCGACCGTCTAATAACCCCCTATGACGAATATGTTGAATTACTCGATACAATCCCTGGTGTAAGTTTTAATGCTATAGCGGTGATTATTGCAGAGATTGGCGTAGATATGTCTTGTTTCCCATCTGATAAGCACTTAGCTTCATGGGGTGGATTATGTCCTGGTAATAATGAGAGTGCTGGAAAGAAAAAAAACTCCCGGACCCAAAAAGGGAACAGGAGTTTAAAGGGTGTCCTTTGTCAAGCAGCATGGTCCGCATCCAAATCCAAAGGAACCCGCCTCTCCTCATTCTTCCATCGTGTGCAGAAGAGAAGAGGTCAATATAAAGCATCGATGGCTACAGCACATCTTATTTTAAGGATAATATATCATATTATTAAAGACAAGATCCCCTATGAAGAATTAGGGTGGGATTATGCAGAAAAAGATACGGAAAGGAAGATAAACTACTGGATTAAGAATATTGAGTCAAAAGGCTTTAAAGTGACGGTAGAACAACCTACAGCCTAA
- a CDS encoding ribonuclease H-like domain-containing protein yields the protein MNLKSKLNRLKGHMQLEKESQSQTSSIKQVETPNTKINQLQEKWSKHGFNPFHFEEQTSYQKKVLYRWEKNESLSYYEVEEIHRMWNEATYDHPLSCKSVPLENMLFFDTETTGLSTGAGNSIFLIGYARVLKEGIEVTQHLLPDPASEVAFMLGFLKDFEEDDILVSYNGKAFDWPQVKSRHAFVRDRVPKLPKFGHIDLLHAARRLWKHDLPSCRLSIVEANKLGVVRRNDTPGSMAPLLYFDYVHDKNPDHLTGIIKHHDQDVRSLVHLYVAICNRLFLKQDQPIRPKEHVQIGLWFEQQNWEEKAIAHYNKAIELRGNGTEDALYNLALLLKKRRQYAKAKEYLKQSLSISSSPKIESFIELAKIAEHQEKDLHLAMTYVMRVKEQLKQITRPSPREKRTIIDVEKRLLRLKRKLG from the coding sequence TTGAACTTAAAATCTAAACTAAATAGACTGAAAGGGCATATGCAGCTTGAAAAAGAATCACAGAGTCAAACAAGTTCTATAAAACAGGTGGAAACACCTAATACTAAAATAAATCAGTTACAAGAGAAATGGTCTAAGCATGGCTTTAATCCCTTTCATTTTGAGGAGCAAACATCATATCAAAAAAAAGTATTATATCGTTGGGAAAAAAACGAATCATTGTCTTACTATGAAGTAGAAGAAATTCATCGAATGTGGAACGAAGCTACATACGATCACCCGTTATCTTGCAAAAGCGTTCCGCTTGAAAATATGTTGTTTTTTGATACTGAAACGACTGGTTTATCAACGGGAGCTGGAAATTCCATTTTTTTAATTGGTTATGCTAGAGTTCTAAAAGAAGGGATCGAAGTGACGCAACACTTGCTACCAGATCCGGCCTCAGAAGTTGCTTTTATGCTTGGATTCTTAAAAGACTTTGAAGAGGACGATATTCTAGTAAGTTACAACGGTAAGGCGTTTGATTGGCCACAAGTAAAATCACGTCATGCTTTTGTCAGAGATCGCGTTCCAAAGCTCCCAAAGTTTGGTCACATCGACCTATTACATGCTGCGAGAAGATTATGGAAGCATGATCTCCCGTCTTGTCGCCTTTCTATCGTGGAGGCAAATAAGTTAGGCGTTGTTCGAAGAAATGATACACCAGGAAGCATGGCTCCATTATTATATTTTGACTATGTACATGATAAAAATCCTGATCATTTAACAGGTATCATCAAGCACCACGATCAAGATGTTCGCTCTCTAGTTCATTTATATGTGGCAATCTGTAATCGCCTATTTCTTAAGCAAGATCAACCAATACGTCCGAAAGAACACGTACAAATAGGACTTTGGTTTGAACAACAAAATTGGGAAGAAAAAGCGATAGCTCATTACAATAAAGCGATAGAACTGCGTGGAAATGGTACGGAAGACGCTCTTTACAACTTAGCACTTCTTCTTAAAAAGCGCCGACAGTATGCTAAAGCAAAGGAGTATTTAAAACAATCGTTATCGATTTCCTCTTCTCCAAAGATAGAATCATTCATTGAACTAGCGAAAATTGCGGAGCACCAAGAAAAAGATTTACATCTAGCAATGACGTATGTCATGCGTGTAAAAGAACAATTAAAACAAATCACGAGGCCTTCTCCGAGAGAGAAAAGAACGATTATAGACGTCGAAAAGCGTTTATTAAGGTTAAAAAGAAAATTAGGTTAA
- a CDS encoding DUF2564 family protein yields MSKPFDEIHQVEMAIKAAQRTVGNATMNMDPDQLETATKAIEAAKDQLNSAYKHEMSKEFIDYSSGLIQKLEHQVEEAKD; encoded by the coding sequence ATGTCTAAGCCATTTGATGAGATTCACCAAGTTGAAATGGCAATCAAAGCTGCACAAAGAACTGTTGGTAATGCAACAATGAATATGGATCCAGATCAGTTAGAAACTGCGACGAAAGCAATAGAAGCTGCTAAAGATCAATTAAATTCAGCATACAAGCACGAAATGTCAAAAGAGTTTATTGATTATTCTTCAGGACTCATTCAAAAGCTTGAGCATCAAGTGGAGGAAGCTAAAGACTAA
- the pgeF gene encoding peptidoglycan editing factor PgeF: MLKEPFQLINEQILLLNSWNNSKLITGFTTKNGGLSESPFSSFNLGLHVNDDAQTVATNRNKLSELIDFPTSRWACSDQVHENKVVKVTNKMAGSGVYDYQNSIKSTDGVYTTETNILLALCFADCVPLYFYEPKKEIVGIAHAGWKGTVKNIVGEMVHKWTKDENVDPANIKAAIGPSIGPCCYVVDDHVIHFVNDVLQGEHKPYSKVSAGQYALDLKQLNLQLMVASGILKENIDVSHYCTSCSESLFFSHRRDKGKTGRMVSFIGKKESIS, from the coding sequence ATGTTAAAAGAGCCTTTTCAGTTAATAAATGAACAAATCCTATTGTTAAATTCATGGAACAATTCAAAGCTAATAACAGGGTTTACAACAAAAAACGGTGGGCTGAGTGAATCTCCTTTTTCTTCGTTTAATCTCGGGTTACACGTAAATGATGATGCTCAAACTGTTGCAACGAATAGAAATAAGCTTTCCGAACTAATCGATTTTCCTACGTCAAGGTGGGCTTGTTCAGATCAAGTACACGAAAACAAAGTTGTTAAAGTTACAAATAAAATGGCTGGTTCTGGCGTTTATGATTACCAAAATAGCATAAAATCTACTGATGGTGTTTATACGACAGAAACAAATATACTATTAGCACTTTGCTTTGCTGATTGTGTCCCACTATATTTTTACGAACCTAAAAAAGAAATCGTTGGTATCGCGCATGCCGGTTGGAAAGGAACAGTGAAAAATATAGTAGGTGAAATGGTACATAAGTGGACGAAAGATGAAAATGTTGATCCAGCTAATATAAAAGCAGCTATCGGCCCATCCATTGGTCCTTGCTGTTACGTTGTTGACGATCATGTTATTCATTTTGTTAATGATGTACTTCAAGGTGAGCATAAGCCATATTCAAAAGTGAGTGCCGGACAATACGCATTGGACTTAAAACAATTAAATTTACAGCTTATGGTGGCGTCTGGAATATTAAAAGAAAATATAGACGTTTCTCATTATTGCACGAGCTGCAGTGAATCTCTATTTTTTTCACACCGAAGAGACAAGGGGAAAACGGGAAGAATGGTTAGCTTTATAGGAAAAAAGGAGAGTATTTCCTAA
- a CDS encoding DEAD/DEAH box helicase — protein MFSHKSLANIIEELRLDKHVSFWLEMDEQAATVVPYPQAMDERIKKALHSRGIEGLYSHQASAFEKVIEGENIVAVTPTASGKTFCYNLPVIQRHINRPDSRALYIFPTKALAQDQKSEINEFIDDMDMNINSYTYDGDTPANIRQVVRKAGHIVITNPDMLHSAILPHHTKWISLFENLETIVIDELHTYRGVFGSHVANVIRRLKRICRYYGSNPSFICTSATIANPKELSTELIGDKVTLIDNNGAPRGKKHFILYNPPIVNKQLNIRKPSTKVVNELAATFLKERIQTIVFSRSRVSVEIILSHLQELVKHEIQRKSIRGYRGGYLPNQRREIERSLRTGETIGVVSTNALELGVDIGQLQVCVMNGYPGSIASSWQQAGRAGRRMDESIVIMVGNSNPLDQYIFQHPEFFFKGSPETARLNKDNLIILVDHLKCAAYELPFEKGDSFDGLEIEEILHYLAEERVLHEQQNKWYWMNDAFPAHNISLRSAAQENVVIIDQTYVEKHRVIGEMDTFSAMTLLHDEAIYLHEGTQYQVEYLDWHEKKAYVREVDVEYFTDANLAVQLKVLDLDKEIQLNESVLQYGDVMVTAMATIFKKLKLDTFENIGSGPIHLPEQELHTNGIALSFTSPEVKNMNEDKLEHMLMGLAHVLQHVACVRVMCDKNDLHAVPEVKAIHSELPTVFLYDRYPGGIGLSDSVFKQIDMIINDAVLFIANCPCDGGCPSCTGIANVGGSSSNKQNVLTILRNTLRRGENLS, from the coding sequence ATGTTTAGTCATAAATCATTGGCAAATATAATAGAAGAGTTACGTCTTGATAAACATGTCTCTTTTTGGCTAGAAATGGATGAGCAAGCAGCCACGGTTGTACCGTATCCTCAAGCAATGGACGAGAGGATAAAAAAAGCACTGCATAGTCGTGGAATAGAAGGCTTGTATAGTCATCAAGCTAGTGCTTTTGAAAAGGTAATAGAAGGAGAAAATATTGTCGCTGTTACTCCTACAGCTTCAGGAAAGACATTTTGCTATAATTTACCTGTCATTCAAAGACATATTAACCGCCCAGATTCTAGAGCACTTTATATATTTCCAACAAAAGCATTAGCTCAGGATCAAAAAAGTGAGATTAATGAATTCATTGATGATATGGATATGAATATAAATAGTTATACGTATGACGGTGACACGCCAGCAAACATTAGACAAGTCGTTCGAAAAGCAGGGCATATTGTCATCACAAACCCTGATATGCTCCATTCTGCTATACTTCCACACCATACGAAATGGATATCATTATTTGAAAACTTAGAAACAATAGTTATTGATGAACTTCACACATATCGTGGTGTTTTTGGTTCACATGTTGCAAATGTCATAAGAAGATTAAAAAGAATTTGTCGTTATTATGGTAGTAATCCAAGCTTTATTTGTACATCTGCAACGATTGCAAATCCAAAAGAACTCAGTACTGAACTAATCGGTGACAAAGTAACTTTAATCGATAATAACGGCGCACCTCGTGGGAAAAAGCATTTTATATTATATAATCCACCAATTGTTAATAAACAATTGAATATAAGAAAACCATCTACTAAAGTTGTGAATGAACTTGCTGCCACCTTTTTAAAAGAGAGAATACAGACAATCGTCTTTTCAAGAAGTCGAGTTAGCGTTGAGATTATTCTCAGTCACTTACAAGAACTTGTAAAACATGAAATACAACGAAAATCTATACGCGGTTATCGCGGTGGTTATTTACCAAATCAACGAAGAGAAATTGAACGAAGTTTACGCACAGGGGAAACTATTGGCGTAGTCAGTACAAATGCTCTCGAGTTAGGAGTAGACATTGGTCAGCTCCAAGTATGTGTCATGAATGGTTATCCTGGTTCTATTGCATCTAGTTGGCAGCAGGCAGGAAGAGCAGGGAGAAGAATGGATGAATCAATTGTCATCATGGTTGGTAACTCCAATCCTCTAGACCAGTATATATTTCAACACCCTGAATTTTTCTTTAAAGGTTCACCTGAAACAGCTCGCTTAAATAAAGACAATTTAATCATACTAGTGGACCATTTAAAGTGTGCCGCATATGAGCTTCCTTTCGAAAAAGGAGATAGCTTTGATGGTTTGGAGATAGAAGAGATTCTTCACTATTTAGCAGAGGAAAGAGTTTTACATGAGCAGCAAAACAAATGGTATTGGATGAATGATGCCTTTCCAGCACATAACATTAGCTTACGGTCTGCAGCACAAGAAAACGTTGTTATTATTGATCAAACTTATGTAGAAAAACATCGAGTAATAGGAGAGATGGATACGTTTAGTGCGATGACGCTGTTACATGATGAAGCGATTTACCTCCATGAAGGCACGCAGTATCAAGTAGAGTATTTGGATTGGCATGAAAAGAAAGCTTACGTTCGGGAAGTCGATGTTGAATACTTTACAGATGCAAATTTAGCTGTACAACTAAAGGTGTTAGATTTAGACAAAGAAATACAGTTAAATGAAAGTGTACTTCAGTACGGCGATGTGATGGTAACTGCAATGGCAACAATTTTTAAAAAATTAAAACTAGATACGTTTGAAAATATAGGTTCTGGACCGATCCATTTACCAGAGCAGGAGCTTCATACGAATGGCATTGCATTATCTTTCACTTCCCCAGAAGTAAAGAATATGAATGAAGACAAACTTGAACATATGTTAATGGGCCTCGCACATGTACTTCAGCATGTCGCTTGTGTGAGGGTCATGTGTGACAAAAACGATTTGCACGCAGTACCTGAAGTAAAGGCAATCCATTCAGAATTACCTACTGTATTTTTATATGATCGTTATCCTGGAGGAATCGGTTTAAGTGATAGTGTTTTTAAACAAATAGATATGATAATCAACGATGCGGTTCTTTTTATTGCAAATTGCCCTTGCGATGGAGGCTGTCCATCATGTACTGGAATAGCGAACGTTGGGGGGAGTTCATCAAATAAGCAAAACGTTTTAACTATTTTAAGAAATACATTAAGACGAGGAGAGAATTTGAGTTGA
- a CDS encoding CotD family spore coat protein translates to MFYPRRQVNLPPRYTPTRQNVRQFDTDYVVPVVHPSHTTNVMRHNWKYFHNYPHTESTVHQTTCQEFHCPPTCGCRR, encoded by the coding sequence ATGTTTTACCCAAGACGTCAAGTGAATTTACCACCTAGATATACACCAACAAGACAAAATGTAAGACAATTTGATACAGACTATGTTGTACCTGTAGTACACCCAAGTCATACTACTAATGTTATGAGACACAACTGGAAATATTTCCACAATTATCCTCATACGGAGTCTACAGTTCACCAAACGACTTGCCAAGAATTCCACTGCCCTCCAACATGTGGATGCAGACGATAG
- a CDS encoding 2Fe-2S iron-sulfur cluster-binding protein, producing the protein MPNVTVQGSKTFTVEEDKKLVLALEDNGIDILHRCGGKAKCTTCRVEVLQGNFGPLTNIEKEAFERKGIEDTYRLSCQVYVTEDVTVRPIMTESSTNMDVGPRPEE; encoded by the coding sequence ATGCCTAACGTAACGGTACAAGGAAGTAAAACATTTACTGTAGAAGAAGATAAAAAGCTAGTTTTAGCTTTAGAAGACAACGGTATTGATATTCTACATCGCTGTGGAGGAAAAGCGAAATGCACGACGTGTAGAGTGGAAGTACTTCAAGGAAATTTCGGACCTTTAACAAATATTGAGAAAGAAGCATTTGAAAGGAAAGGAATAGAAGATACGTATAGATTATCTTGTCAAGTCTATGTTACAGAAGATGTTACAGTAAGACCAATCATGACTGAGTCATCAACAAACATGGATGTAGGTCCACGTCCAGAAGAATAA